In the Populus trichocarpa isolate Nisqually-1 chromosome 1, P.trichocarpa_v4.1, whole genome shotgun sequence genome, AGTTTCCAATTTGAAACTTAGACAAGAGGACAATATAGTAAGAATGAGAAGTAGAAACTTATGTTATCTTGTCATAGAATGGTCAAAGTGATGCttctattttgtgtttttttgtgcaAAGCATGCAAACCGGATAATTGGCCCTCCCTCCTCCTGCCTCTGCCAACTTTCAAAAGTCCAAAAAAGGCAACAACTGGCACGTGTCAGTCACATTCCTCTGCATTTGGCCGCAATAACTGAAACGACCTGAGCCCTCTTTGATTAAATGGCCGGTgccctctctgtctctctctctctagagagagagagagacaaagagTTAAGAGATTCTTGTTTGGTTACAGTCTTTGAATGTaagtaaatgttttttctttttgttttttatcactATTTTCTGTTTATataatgaagatttttttttcttttatgtttttttaaatgtgtttggAGAGAAGGCtaaaggatttaattttttgggtGAATTATTAGGGTTCATGCAATCAGCTGGTTTGTATATTTTGTAGGGTTGTAGAGTTGAGAAATTAAACgtgaagagagaagaaaggaagaTAGAGAGAAAGCGAGAGACGTGGGTTCTGCTCCCTTATTGTGGTGCAATTCAGTCAACGTAGtcttatatatttatgtttaagaACTTGAGGGGAACTGTGTCATCAACAATGGCagaggattttgtttttttttttttttacgatctCTGATCTTTACAGCTTGGTGTTGTAGAACGTTGTCCTATTTATTATTACTTGGATGGTTATAGACTTTAGATTCTGAGAATTAATTAGTTTAGTTCTTAGAAAAGTAGTGATACAGTCTACTAGATTATGATCTGAACCCGGAAACTCTGAAAAGTTTCAGCTTGTAAATGATGAATAAACAGTTTTGATCACACTTCCCTGGTCAGAGTGAGCCTAACTTCATGTGGATATATATCTTAAaccttcaaaaacaaaattgaattatttcttaTCAATTCTCgaattttatatttaacattaatacacACGTGATAGATAATATATATGTCTGTATCAATGTGGATtgatttttatagataaatGTATGGATGAAGAGTGTGTTTGTAATATTCTTGATCTTGTTTGGGTTgattactataaaaaacaacattattttatgtttttattaaaaatattaaaaattaagttaaatcaaattaattttcgaACTGCAACCTGAGTCTTGAATCGGGTTGTTCTTCGAGTCAAGtatcaaaaaattatagatctacatgctaagaaaaaaaataagagagtttACTTTATAGAGAATTTTCATCTACATTACAACTTACCCAACAGaccattaaaatattttgatcagtTTCATTAGTGATGGCTTAACGAAGCAATGCACTTAAACAACTACTGTTGATCACATACAATGCAGATTTTCTAATACATGTATAGGAacttattttaatctttaaacttAAACCTCTTGACGGGGCACAAAGATCAATTAGAGGTGGTCAACAGATTTCTACTCGGGGAAACCAAACAAAATCCctcaagaaaaatcataattatctCATTTGaaccaaattaattattgaGTGGTCCAAATTTTGCACAAACGGTAACTCTTCCCCCTTTCTCTagtacttttaatatttaatatgtcGGATTCTAACCCTAAAATATTGCGTGGCCTTACAAATGCAGGGACTCGGAGATCCACAGATTTGGTTTTCGGTGATAACCCATTTGCGAGAGAAAGATGAGAGATCTTCTATGGTTATGGGTTCGATCATCATCCCATATGTATAAAAAGATtaacacaataccaaacacacatatAGTTATATggtattatgttaatttttatagttattgtttaaaaaatagatttaaaaaaattataaattataattttttttaatctataattttAAGAGGGTTTTCAATAACATACCaaacatttataaatatataattaatttctagaagatgagagagagagagagagagagagagagagagagagagagagagagggagttaACTTTGCGTGGAGTGGTCGACATTTAGAGAGTGAGAGATGATTTGCATGGTGTGGGAATGCTGGGCTTTGGGGAGTCATATATCGCATTGAACGAGGTCGACGAGAGTTCCAATAAATTAACCAAGTGGGGGTGTGAAAGATTTTTATAAAGAGTCAAGGGAGGTATTGATTGGATTTTTCCAGTTGGATTTGTGGGTTTGTTTCAATACAAAGAGTACTGATCAGAGAAGCTCTAGCtagatcaaatttatattttaatatttagaacaattttttaaaaaaaaaatagttgtagtTGGAGTTTCATAGGATACACTCGTGTCCTATGTAGATTTTGTAATATTATAGTGTGACTTGGTTTTGAAGTGTTGGAAAATGGTGCTGAGAGTCTTACCGCTTAGAATGGCCATTACAAAAGGGGTGAGAAAGGAACAACTTGGTTGATTTGTGTGTCTtctgtgtgtgagagagagaggaaacaaAGAAAGACTCTTGCATTTTAAGTACTTTATATCTTTCTcaaaattctttcttttcagCCTCTCCTcctcccttctcttctctcatggTCCCAAACATACAATCTTCATTTAGGTCAAAAGTTTAGGAAAGAAAGAGTGTGTGAGAGAGACAGCAGTGTTGCAAACCCTAGATACTTATATATAGGTAAACATATAGCTGCAAAGATTTGATGGCTTCTCTCATgtgctttctttaatttttcttgctcaAAAGTTATGTTTTGAAGTCGTCTTTGTGTTATGTTCTGTTACATGCAGgaggtttttgagtttttgaagtGCAAGCAAGTTTACCCTTGAGATCAttaattttcaaagaattttgGGATCCATGAATTCGAACAACTGGCTTTCATTTCCTCTTTCTCCTACTCATCCTACCTTGCCTGCCCATCTACATGCATCTCACCCTCATCAATTCTCTCTAGGATTAGTCAATGATAATATGGAAAACCCATTTCAAACTCAAGGTACAACTCTTATAAtaatttcctcttctttttcttagagaattattagttatttataatttcctATTCACTTTCTCTGTTTATATATacgtatgtttttttttttgtttcctttagaGTGGAGTCTTCTTAACACTCAAGGCAACAATGAAGTGCCAAAGGTTGCAGATTTTCTTGGTGTAAGTAAATCTGAGAATCAATCAGATCTCGTAGCCTTCAATGAAATTCAAGCCAGTGATTCTGAGTATCTCTTTTCAAGCAATAGTCTGTTGCCGGTCCAAAATGCTGTGGTAGCCGCCAGTACTAACTACGAATTTCAAGAAAATCCTAGCAATTTGCAGTCATTAACATTGTCTATGGGCAGTGCTAGTGGTAAGGGTTCTAAATGTGAAACCAGTGGTGATAATATTACTAATTCTGTCGAAGCTGCTGCTCCAAGAAGGACTTTGGATACATTTGGTCAAAGAACATCCATCTATCGTGGTGTAACAAGGTTGACACGACTAGTAGTTCTGAAttggtttcatattttattgtttctcttctttaaaTCTTGATGATCAGTTACATTTTGGGGTTTTGAAATTAATGGGTAGTTTTTGTGGCATATGTAGGCATCGATGGACAGGAAGGTATGAAGCTCATTTATGGGATAATAGTTGCAGAAGAGAAGGTCAATCCAGGAAAGGAAGACAAGGTACACAATGTTCATTGATCTTCTAGCTAGggtttataaattttagttgTGTCCTAATTTACATGGTACTAACTGTTTCTCTTTATTTCCATGCCTGCCTTTGGTTCCATCATTCTTGCAGTCTATTTAGGTGGGTAAAGTTCACTTCTCATGATAGTTtttgttgagaatttttttaCACGTGATAGCTAAGCCTATCCTCTGTTAACTTCTTAACGAGCTCAGGTGGCTATGACAAAGAAGACAAGGCTGCTAGGGCTTATGATCTTGCTGCACTTAAGTACTGGGGAACATCGACCACTACCAATTTTCCTGTAagttttttctagtaaaaaaaaaccactgacAAGATGCATGGTTTTCATGAATGCATGCCAactttttccttgattttcctTTTGCAGATCAGCAACTATGAGAAAGAACTAGAGGACATGAAGAACATGACCAGACAAGAATTTGTGGCCTCCATTAGAAGGTAAGTGATAGCTACTGCAAATTGGCACCAGGAtgattacatttaaaaaaaaaaaattatcttatgcATAGGATTACAAGTTTGAAGTAACATTACCATCACAGCTAGCCCtaattgttttcttcttgttaaaTCACAGGAAGAGTAGTGGCTTCTCTAGGGGTGCATCCATGTATCGTGGAGTCACAAGGTACCACATTTAAcatctccccccccccccccccccccccc is a window encoding:
- the LOC7487036 gene encoding AP2-like ethylene-responsive transcription factor PLT1 isoform X2; translated protein: MNSNNWLSFPLSPTHPTLPAHLHASHPHQFSLGLVNDNMENPFQTQEWSLLNTQGNNEVPKVADFLGVSKSENQSDLVAFNEIQASDSEYLFSSNSLLPVQNAVVAASTNYEFQENPSNLQSLTLSMGSASGKGSKCETSGDNITNSVEAAAPRRTLDTFGQRTSIYRGVTRHRWTGRYEAHLWDNSCRREGQSRKGRQVYLGGYDKEDKAARAYDLAALKYWGTSTTTNFPISNYEKELEDMKNMTRQEFVASIRRKSSGFSRGASMYRGVTRHHQHGRWQARIGRVAGNKDLYLGTFSTEEEAAEAYDIAAIKFRGLNAVTNFDMNRYDVKSILESNSLPIGGGAAKRLKEAQAIESSQKREEMIALGSSYPYGSTSSSSRQQAYSLMQKPFEQPQPLLTLQNQDISQYTQDSSFQQNYLQTQLHLHQLSAGSNFLHNNQSSQNPQYYNSYIQNNPTLLHGLWNMGSSSSLMENNGSSSGSYSTVGYLGNGLGMATNSTGSNAVAEELPLVKIDYDMPSGGYGSWSGESVQGSNPGVFTMWNE